A region of the Pseudomonas asiatica genome:
CATCGGGCGATGTTGCTGCTGGGGCAGCAGCCTGATGAGCTGCTGGACGGGATGGACAGCTTTGTTGCGCCGGTGGCGCCAAAGTGGGTCGACAAGAAGCCTGACTGAAGCTGAGATTTTTGGGACCGCTTTGCGGTCCATCGCGACACAAGGCCGCTCCTACACCGACCGTGAGCCCCCCGGAATTGTCGGGTTTGCACGGTCATTGTAGGAGCGGCCTTGTGTCGCGATGGGCTGCAAAGCAGCCCCAAGAATCGCCCAGTTAACGCGGGATCACTGGCTGACGCGGCTTCTTGTTGCCTTTGCCACCCTTGGCCGCTTCCTTGCGCTCCTTGGCCGCCTGCTGGTTACGCGCAAACGCTTCGGCCTTGGCTTTTTCACGCTTGTCCCACGGCTTGCTGCCATCACTGCCACGCGGCGGCAGGCCGGTGTGCTGGGTAAGAACCTTCTGCTCCTTGCCCACCTTGTGGCTACCCGCCGGGGTCGAGTTCTTGCGGCGAGCACTCTGGTAGGTATCGGTCTGCGGCTGGTGCAGCGGGATCAGCTGGTGCTTGCCCGGCCCGATAAGGTCGGCACGGCCCATGCGCTGCAACGCCTCACGCAGCATCGGCCAGCCCTTCGGGTCGTGGTAACGCAAGAACGCCTTGTGCAGGCGGCGCTGCTCCTCGCTCTTGACGATATCCACACCTTCGCTCTTGTAGGTCACCTTGCGCAGCGGGTTCTTGCCCGAGTGGTACATGGCCGTGGCCGAGGCCATCGGCGACGGGTAGAACGCCTGCACCTGGTCGGCACGGAAGCCGTTGCCCTTCAGCCACAGGGCCAGGTTCATCATGTCTTCGTCGGTGGTGCCCGGGTGCGCGGCGATGAAGTACGGGATCAGGTACTGCTCCTTGCCCGCCTCTTTCGAGAACTTCTCGAACATGCGCTTGAAGCGGTCATAGGTGCCGATGCCCGGCTTCATCATCTTGTCCAGCGGGCCACGCTCGGTGTGCTCCGGGGCAATCTTCAGGTAACCGCCGACATGGTGGGTGACCAGTTCCTTGACGTACTCCGGCGACTCCACCGCCAAGTCATAACGCAGGCCAGAGGCAATCAGGATCTTCTTCACACCCGGCAGGGCACGAGCCTTGCGGTACAACTCGATCAGCGAGCTGTGGTCGGTGTTGAGGTTTTCGCAGATGCCCGGGAACACGCACGACGGCTTGCGGCAGTGCTTCTCGATGTCATGGCTCTTGCAGGCGATGCGGTACATGTTGGCAGTCGGGCCGCCAAGGTCGGAGACCACGCCGGTGAAGCCCGGCACCTTGTCACGCATCTCTTCGATTTCGTGCAGGATCGACTCGTGCGAGCGGTTCTGGATGATGCGGCCTTCGTGCTCGGTGATCGAGCAGAAGGTGCAGCCACCAAAGCAGCCACGCATGATGTTCACCGAGAAGCGGATCATCTCGTAGGCCGGGATGCGCTCCTTGCCGTAGGCCGGGTGCGGCACACGGGCATAGGGCATGCCGAACACGTAGTCCATTTCCTCGGTGCTCATGGGGATGGGTGGCGGGTTGAACCACACATCCACTTCGCCATGCTTCTGCACCAGGGCGCGGGCGTTGCCCGGGTTGGTCTCCAGGTGCAGCACCCGGTTGGCATGGGCATAGAGTACCGGGTCGTTACGCACCTTCTCGAACGACGGCAGGCGGATCACCGACTTTTCCCGGGTCATGCTCGGGCTGTCGAGAATCTGCACGACCTTGGCTTCGTTCGGGTCCTCCTGGTCGCCCTTGGCCTGCTCGATGGCACAGGCCTGGGTGTCCTGGGTATTCACGTACGGGTTGATGATCTTGTCGACGCGGCCCGGGCGGTCGATGCGGGTCGAATCGATCTCGTACCAGCCCTGAGGCGTGTCACGACGCACGAAAGCAGTGCCGCGCACATCGGTGATGGTTTCGATCTTCTCGCCGTTGGACAGGCGCTGGGCCACCTCGACCACCGCGCGCTCGGCGTTGCCGAACAGCAGGATGTCGGCGCTGGCGTCGATCAGGATCGAGTGGCGGACCTTGTCCTGCCAGTAGTCGTAGTGGGCGATGCGGCGCAGCGAGGCCTCGATGCCGCCAAGCACGATCGGCACATGCTTGTAGGCTTCCTTGCAGCGCTGGCTGTACACCAGGCTGGCGCGGTCCGGACGGCTGCCGGCCAGGCCACCAGGGGTGTAGGCGTCGTCGGAACGGATCTTCTTGTCCGCGGTGTAGCGGTTGATCATAGAGTCCATGTTGCCCGCGGCCACGCCGAAGAACAGGTTCGGCTCGCCGAGCTTCATGAAGTCGTCTTTCGACTGCCAGTTCGGCTGGGCGATGATGCCCACGCGGAAGCCCTGGGCCTCCAGCAGGCGGCCGATGATGGCCATGCCGAACGACGGGTGGTCGACGTAAGCATCACCGGTCACGATGATGATGTCGCAGGAATCCCAGCCGAGCAGATCCATCTCCTCCCTGCTCATCGGCAGGAAAGGTGCTGGCCCGAAACATTCGGCCCAGTACTTGGGATAGTCGTAGAGTGGTTTGGCTGCTTGCATGTCAGTGACCGGTTCTGGTGTGCAGGGAAATCGCGGGCGCGGAATATAGCACAAATTTTGACCAAATCCGACGATGGTTGTCGGATTCATGGCTTGCCGGCGATGAGGCCGGTGGCTTATTCGTCGTCGTCGAAGTTGTACATGCCCGGCGCAAGGTTCTCGAAGCGGGTGTACTTGCCGATGAACGCCAGGCGCACGAAGCCGATGGGGCCGTTACGCTGTTTACCGATGATGATTTCCGCCACGCCCTTGTGCTCGGTCTCGGGGTGGTACACCTCGTCGCGGTACACGAACATGATCACGTCGGCGTCCTGCTCGATCGCACCGGATTCACGCAAGTCGGAGTT
Encoded here:
- a CDS encoding YgiQ family radical SAM protein — encoded protein: MQAAKPLYDYPKYWAECFGPAPFLPMSREEMDLLGWDSCDIIIVTGDAYVDHPSFGMAIIGRLLEAQGFRVGIIAQPNWQSKDDFMKLGEPNLFFGVAAGNMDSMINRYTADKKIRSDDAYTPGGLAGSRPDRASLVYSQRCKEAYKHVPIVLGGIEASLRRIAHYDYWQDKVRHSILIDASADILLFGNAERAVVEVAQRLSNGEKIETITDVRGTAFVRRDTPQGWYEIDSTRIDRPGRVDKIINPYVNTQDTQACAIEQAKGDQEDPNEAKVVQILDSPSMTREKSVIRLPSFEKVRNDPVLYAHANRVLHLETNPGNARALVQKHGEVDVWFNPPPIPMSTEEMDYVFGMPYARVPHPAYGKERIPAYEMIRFSVNIMRGCFGGCTFCSITEHEGRIIQNRSHESILHEIEEMRDKVPGFTGVVSDLGGPTANMYRIACKSHDIEKHCRKPSCVFPGICENLNTDHSSLIELYRKARALPGVKKILIASGLRYDLAVESPEYVKELVTHHVGGYLKIAPEHTERGPLDKMMKPGIGTYDRFKRMFEKFSKEAGKEQYLIPYFIAAHPGTTDEDMMNLALWLKGNGFRADQVQAFYPSPMASATAMYHSGKNPLRKVTYKSEGVDIVKSEEQRRLHKAFLRYHDPKGWPMLREALQRMGRADLIGPGKHQLIPLHQPQTDTYQSARRKNSTPAGSHKVGKEQKVLTQHTGLPPRGSDGSKPWDKREKAKAEAFARNQQAAKERKEAAKGGKGNKKPRQPVIPR